In one window of Helianthus annuus cultivar XRQ/B chromosome 17, HanXRQr2.0-SUNRISE, whole genome shotgun sequence DNA:
- the LOC110870751 gene encoding senescence-specific cysteine protease SAG39, which translates to MSSRNRTSLACLLLLLFSASLLSHVASRLLSENSSYESHEHWMARYGRTYKDAAEKERRSKIFHDNVQYIQSFNNAMNKGYKLAVNEFADLTNEEFRTARNRFKAHECSPSTSAFRYENVTAVPSSMDWRKKGAVTPVKDQGQCGCCWAFSAVAAMEGITQLKTGKLVSLSEQELVDCDTSGVDQGCEGGLMDNAFDFIVNNKGLTTETNYPYKGVDGTCNSNEASNHAASITGHEDVPANSESALLKAVASQPVSVAIDASGSDFQFYSSGVFTGDCGTELDHGVTAVGYGTSDDGTKYWLVKNSWGTSWGQEGYIMMQRDVEAKEGLCGIAMQASYPTA; encoded by the exons ATGTCATCCAGAAACCGCACTTCCTTGGCTTGTTTGCTTTTGCTCCTCTTCTCGGCTTCTTTGCTTTCACATGTTGCGTCGCGCTTGCTCTCCGAAAACTCCAGCTATGAAAGCCACGAGCATTGGATGGCTCGCTATGGACGCACATACAAGGATGCTGCTGAGAAGGAACGTCGTTCAAAGATTTTCCATGACAACGTCCAGTACATACAGTCATTCAACAATGCGATGAACAAAGGTTACAAACTAGCAGTCAACGAGTTTGCGGACCTTACCAATGAAGAGTTCAGAACAGCTAGGAACAGATTCAAGGCACATGAATGCTCCCCTTCAACCTCTGCTTTCAGGTATGAAAATGTTACAGCGGTTCCATCATCGATGGATTGGAGAAAGAAAGGTGCAGTGACACCTGTTAAAGACCAAGGCCAATGTG GGTGTTGCTGGGCGTTTTCGGCTGTGGCAGCTATGGAAGGAATAACCCAACTGAAAACAGGTAAACTGGTGTCTCTATCTGAACAAGAGCTCGTGGACTGTGACACTAGCGGTGTAGATCAGGGATGTGAGGGTGGTCTTATGGACAATGCCTTTGATTTTATCGTAAACAATAAAGGCCTCACTACGGAGACCAACTACCCGTACAAAGGTGTTGATGGCACCTGCAACAGCAACGAGGCATCTAACCATGCCGCATCAATTACTGGTCACGAAGATGTTCCTGCCAACAGCGAAAGTGCGCTGTTAAAAGCTGTGGCCAGTCAGCCCGTCTCAGTTGCTATTGATGCTAGTGGGTCGGACTTCCAGTTCTACTCCAGTGGTGTGTTTACAGGAGACTGTGGCACGGAACTGGACCATGGTGTTACTGCGGTTGGTTATGGGACTAGCGATGACGGGACTAAGTATTGGTTGGTGAAGAACTCATGGGGAACAAGTTGGGGTCAAGAGGGGTACATCATGATGCAAAGAGATGTTGAGGCTAAAGAAGGTCTTTGCGGCATTGCCATGCAGGCTTCCTACCCCACTGCTTAA